The Gracilibacillus caseinilyticus genome segment GAACTGGTACACAATGGCCTGCACGCGATCAGTGATGCTGGGTTGATCCGCTTTCCGGTATTATGTATTTATGATCAACATGATCCGATTGTCCATCCCAACGTTATTCAGCATTTTTTCAATTCCATTACGATTAAAGATAAGCAATTTGTTCGTTTTCACGAAGGCATCCATCACCCTTTCATTGTGCACACTCAGGAAGTTGCTGTAAGAAATGCGATGGAGTGGATTCATCATCGGTACTAACGTTGCTGTAAAAGTAGCAAAAAATGCATCGCAGATTCCGATATGAACCTTCCTATCCAGTGTTCGGACAGGAAAGTTCTTGAATTTAATGGCGACCCTTCAACCACGCCGTTACTGTTTGTTCCAATCAAAATCTATCGTATTAAGAAAAGCCTTCGCTAGCACGGTGTGGCCATTAGCATTTGGATGGACACGGTCCCATGCGAGAGTGGCTGGATATAAGTGCTCCAGGACTTGATTAAAAGCTGCTTGGGTATCGATAAACAATGTCTGGTGTTTTTCTGCAGTCTGTTTCACCACTTCTCCATAGCGATCCATAGTTGCCCGCATCTCATCTGCAGGATTTGGCTCGATATAGTAAGGTGTCATCAGTATGATCTGTTCTGCCGATTGTTTCGCTGTTGCTATAAGTTCATCTAACTTCTCTCGGTATTCTTCAATATAAACGTGCTGATGTTTAATAAATGGTGAGTCGAACTGACGCCACACGTCGTTAATACCAATCATAACCGATAACCAATCCGAATTTTGATCAAGTACATCCTCTTGCCAGCGTGCTTTTAAATCTCTTACCGTGTTACCTGACAATCCTTTATTCACAGTACGAATACCTAACTCCGGATACGTCGATTGTAAAAAGGAATCCACCAGTGACACATAGCCAGTACCTAATGCTTGAAAGAGTCCCTCACCGTGAGGCTTTGCCCGGTCACAATCTGTTACCGAATCTCCGATAAATAGCAATTTTTGATCTTTTTTCAGCTTCATCTTATCTTCCTCCATTTACAATAATACTTTTTTATTCGTCTTCGCACTTTCAATCGCGGCAAATACCATCCGCAAACTGTGGATATTATCATGGCAATCTGTTTCTGCTCTCCTATTCGATTCCAGTGCAGCAAACATTTCATCTAAGCAACCATGATGCTGTTCGTTACCGTGCCAGGCATTACTGACTTGTTGACGGTCCAGTTCTCGAAAAAAGGATGATGCGTTGGTATCCTGCACCGTTTCGATTTCAAGGTGTTCAAAACCATCCCATTTAGCTGTTCCTTTCGTACCAATCACTCGCCAATCACCGTTCCATGATGTACGTAGACCTTCGGCAGCCCAGGACCCTCTATAAGTAAATACAGCACCATTTTCCATTTCAAAAATACAGACAGCAGCAGCTTTACCTTCATACCATGATTCCCTTGGATTATAAGCATGACAATAAACGGATACAGCATTACTTTGCGAAAGGAACCTAGCCTGATCAAATGTATGTATCGCCATATCTACTAAAAGCGGGTGTTCCATTTGTTCTCGAAAACCACCGAAATGAGGCGCTAAATAAAAATCCACATTCAATGTATGGACATCCCCCAACTGCTGTTGATCAATCAGGCTTTGTAATGTTCGTATTTCATTTAAATAACGACGATTTTGCATGACACTGTACTGTTTTCCCGTCGCTCTGGTCAATTGTACGATCTCATCGGCATCTGTTATAGACTCTGCCATCGGTTTCTCACCGAATACATGACAACCTGACTGAAGCGCAGTCAATACCACTTGTTTATGAGCAGCCGGAATCGTAACATCAAAGACTAATGTCGCCTTGGTCTCTTGGATGGCTAACGCTAGATCCGTATAGACCGGCACCTCTAAGTTACGTTCTATTACTTTTTGTTCAGCTGCTTTTCGATCAAGATCAACGAGTGCTACAATTTCTGCATTTGTTCTTGCTTGTGCATCATCGAGCCATATGTTTGCCATGCCACCACAGCCTACTACTATAATTTTGTAATCAACAATAATAATCTCCTCCTTGGGATTTATGATAGCGGATTCACCATTGAATTTCCACCATTTAAAATGGGCAAAAATGGCTGCAACACAAAAGCTGCAGCCAGACAAACTATCCTTCTATCACTATTTTCGTTTCCCCAGGTTTTCCAGATACTTTTTTACTGCCAACTACCTCTACATGATAGGCTTGGTCAATCCCCGTTGTGATTATGTTTATTTCATTTCCACTACGAGTAGCAGATACAGAGCCAATTACTTCTCCCGTCGCATTCACTAACGTACGTTTTGCCGTTTGATTCTCTTCTAATTGATAAATCTTAAATGTAACCTTTTCCGTATAATCGTACACTGGTGTCGTATCACTTGTACCAACCGGAATAATCGTATTAGGTCGAACGAACAATGGCAGACTGAAGTAATCATATTTTTCTTTCAGCCATGTGCCTCCTTCGACAATTTCTCCTGTTAACAGATGTGTCCAGTTACCTTTTGGCAAATAGAAGGAGCCAATTCCATCTTCATTAAAAATAGGAGCGACTAAAATCGAATCACCGAGCATATATTGACGATCAAGTGTTTCGCATAAAGGATCTTGCGGATATTCTAACAGCATCGACCGCATAACCGGAATACCGGATTGGCTGTTTTCCACTGCCTGCCCATATAAATATGGCATAAGACTATTTTTTAACATGGTGAAATGACGAGCTACATCGACCGCTTCTTCATCAAATTGCCACGGAACACGATAGGACGAGCTTCCATGAAAACGGCTGTGACTGGAAAGGAGACCAAATGCTGTCCACCGCTTGAAAACATCCGGTGTGGCCGTATTTTCAAAACCGCCGATATCGTGACTCCAATAACCAAAGCCGGAAGTGGTTAACGATAAGCCTCCGCGAAGACTTTCCGCCATGGCATCATAAGTAGAATCACAATCACCACCCCAGTGAACTGGGAATTTCTGACCGCCAGCTGTTGCCGATCGGGCAAAAACAATTGCTTCCTCTTCTCCTTTTTCTTGCTTTAATAAATCGAAGACGACTTCGTTGTACAGATAGGCATAATAATTGTGCATTTTGTCAGGACTTGATCCGTCATGATAGACGACATCAGTTGGGATACGCTCTCCAAAATCTGTTTTGAACGAATCAACGCCCATATCCAACAGCGCTTTTAATTTATCCTGGAACCAGCGGCATGCATCTGGGTTCGTGAAATCCACTATTCCCATTCCTGCTTGCCATAGATCCCACTGCCATACGTCCCCATTAGGCTTTTTAAGCAGGTAGCCTTTTTCCATTCCTTCATCAAACAGGACAGATTTTTGTGCGATATACGGATTGATCCAAACACAAATCTTTAAACCTTTGTCCTTTAAACGACGAAGCATCCCTTCGGGGTCAGGGAAGTTTCGGCGATCCCAGATAAAGTTACTCCATTCGAATTCTTTCATCCAGAAGCAGTCGAAGTGGAAAACACTTAACGGAATACCTCGCTCTGCCATACCGTCTACAAAATGATTAACTGTTTCTTCATTATAATCGGTGGTAAACGATGTCGACAGCCACAATCCGAACGACCAAGCTGGTGGTAATGCGGGCTTTCCTGTCAGCTCTGTATAGCGGCTGACCACCTCTTTCGGTGATGGACCATTAATAAAGTAGTAGTCTAAGTATTCACCTTCCACACTGAATTGAGTACGGGAAACCATTTCAGAACCCAATTCATAACTCACTTCTTCCGGATGATTGACAAACACGCCGTAACCTTTACTGCTAAGGAAAAAAGGAATATTTTTATACGACTGTTCCGAGCTTGTTCCACCGTCCTTGTTCCAGATGTCAACCGATTGGCCATTTTTCACAAATGGTGTAAAACGTTCCCCGAGACCGTACAGGTGCTCACCAACGCCAAGGCGTAGCTGGCCACGCATATAGGTTGTTTGATCCGGTCCATCAATCCAAGCCAGACCTTTACCGTCGACATCCGTTAAGCGTCCATTACTATTTTCAAATGTCAGAGCAAAATTCTGCTTCGCGATCGTTAACGTTAATCCACCGCTTACAAATTGCACATAATCTTCGTGATCTGCCACATTTAATTTGTTTGCCTGATCTACCACATCGAAGTTGGGATATTGTGCTTTGCCACCTTTAAAATGCCATGTTTCCACACGAACGACATCTTCCATTGGTGCAGATATCTTAATGGTAAGTAATGGCCCATCCAATGTATCACCACGATGATTCAGATACTTACATGGCGCATATAAAGTCACAGAGCCGTATGCTTCTTTCACTTCATGAATTAATTTTGGAAAATGAATTTGATATCCTTCACGTACTAACCAATTACCATCTGTAAATTTCATTCGATTACCTCCTGTAAAACATCTCTATTTTTTTAAAAGCAGTGTATCTTTTGCATTTATTTCAGTGACTCCTTGATAGCTTTCGCCAGTCAGGATATCCGTCCATTCATCATCACCTGTATCAAATGTAGCCGTTTCATTATTATGGTTCATCACAAATATTAGCGGTTGTTCGTTTTTCTCACGAATTGCTACTTCTACTCCTGGCGCAGATGTCATGACACCTTTGATCCCTTTTTCAGCGGTGATGGTGTCGATAAAGTCTTGGACAAAGGATTGCTCTGGACTTGATGCAATGTAATAGGCATTTCCTGTACCATATTGATTCTTCGTTAAGACTGGCATGCCTTGATAAAAGTCAGAGCCATATGTAGCCAGCACCTCTGCCCCCTCAGCATGTATTAAATCAAACAGGATGTTACACTTGTATTCGCCAGATAAAGCACCAAACGAATCATTCATCACTATTTCATTAAAGTGTGACGGATCAAGCGCATCAATTTCCTCTGCCCAGATACCGACCAAGTCTCTAAGCTCACCAGGGTACCCTCCAAGTGTAACGAGATCGTTTTCATTTACAATACCACTAAAGAATGTTGTCACGAATGTGCCGCCATTTTTGGTAAATTGTTTAATCCGGTCAGCATGTCCTTCTTTAACCATATAGAGAACTGGTGCAATGATGATATCATATTTTTCTAAATCTTCATCTGCACCGATCATATCTACTGGAATATTACGCTGATAGAAGGCATCATAATATTTATGCACTTCCTTGACATAATCCAATGCAGCAGACGGACCACTGGAAAGGTCGATCGCCCAGCGATTCTCCCAGTCAAAGACAATTCCTACACGAGCTGGTACACGACTATCCAGCAATTGATCTTCTAGCTGGATCAATTCTTCACCTAATTGAGCTGATTCGCGGAAAACACGTGTATGTTCATGTCCAACATGTTCAATTACCGCCCCATGGAATTTTTCCGTAGCACCTCTTGAACGGCGAAGTTGGAAAAACATAATGGTATCAGCACCGTGTGCTACAGCCTGGTAGCTCCATTGTCGCATCACATTCGGACGCTTCAAGGCATTATACGGCTGCCAATTTTGCTGGCTTGGTGTTTGTTCCATTAGCATAAAAGGCTGTCCGCTTTTGAGACCACGCATTAAGTCGTGGGTCATAGCAGTCAAACTCATTGGTGTATCAAACGATGGATAGTTGTCCCACGAGACGACATCCAGCTCTTTTCCCCATTTAAAATAATCCAGCTCTGGGTATAGACCCATCAGGTTTGTTGTTATCGGCAGCGATGGTGTATGCTTTTTCAATGCATCTCGTTCCAATTTATATACATCTAGTAAACTATCAGACTGGAATCTGCGATAATCTAATGAAATGCCTTGGAAATTAGTATTTTGACCACCTTGCCATTCTTCACTTAGGCCGCTCGGCGCCACAATTTCATCCCACTCGTAGAAAGTATGTCCCCAAAAACGGGTATTCCAAGCTTCATTAACCGCTTCCAAATTTCCGTATCGCTCTTTTAGCCAGACACGAAATCCTTTTTGGCAATTATCGCAATAACAATACCCGCCATATTCATTCGAAACATGCCATATTAATACCGCTGGATGATCCTTATATCGTTCGGCTAATTTGTCAGCGATTCGCTCGGCATACTTTCTGTAGGTTGGACTGTTCGGACAGGAATTGTGTCTACCGCCAAACTGTCGCTTTCTGCCTTCAAAATCAACTCTGCGAACATCCGGATAACGCTTTGCCATCCATGCCGGATGAGCTCCGGTGCTCGTTGCCAAGCAAACATAAACACCATTGTCATATAAGCGATTAATTATTTTGTCTAATCCATCAAAATTATAGGTCGTCTCATCTGGTTGAATCAAAGCCCAAGAAAATACATTCACGGTTGCTACATCAATTCCAGCCAATTTAAACATTCTTATGTCTTCTTCGGCGGTGGCATCCTCCCATTGCTCTGGGTTATAATCTCCGCCATACCATATTTTCGGAAGTTTTTCATTAATCATTTTGTAGCCTCCTCCAACCATATTAAAATATTATAAAAGCAAGGATGAATAAGGATTGCGCATCTCGAATCCATCCAATACTTTATATACAAATACAATCCACTATTGCTTCACTGCTCCCGCAACACCTTCGATAAAGTATCGCTGCATTAATATAAACACTATCAACACTGGTAATAAAGAAATCGTTGCGCCTGCAGCCATCCCTGCCCAATCAGTTGAGTGCTGGCCGACGAAGTTCTGCATTCCAACTGCTAATGTTCTTAGTTCTGGCTTGGATATCGTTAACACGGTTGGTACTAAGAACGAACTCCAGGTCCAGATAAACTGCATGATGACAGTTGTTGCAATAATTGGTTTCGCTAATGGTAGCATAACACTAAAAAACGTTCTGACAAAGCCACAGCCATCCATAATTGCTGCTTCTTCCATTTCTTTCGGAAGCGTTGCGAAATAGGACGTAAATAAAAGCACAAATAATGTATGTGCCCCTGAGGACTCTGCTAAAATAATTCCAAATAATGAGTTTGTTAAGCCTAACTGATCGACTAATTCATATAAAGGAATGATTGTATAACCCTTCGGAATAAACATAATACCAACAACGATACCCAAAATAACTTTTTTACCTGGGAAGTCTACTCTTCCAAGTGCATATCCTGTTAACGCGCATAATAAAACGACAATCGCAACAGTGGCTACCGTCATAATGACTGTATTAACAAAATACCCACTAAAATTGGCATCCACCCATGCTCTCGTATAATTATCCCAATTAAACTCCTCTGGGATCGGATTACCCGAAACAATAAAGTCTGTATTTGATTTAAAGGAACCGAGAACCATCCAGATAAACGGAAAGATCCATATAAACCCAATTAATATTAAAATAAAATGGATGATGTATTTTACAATTTTACTAGTAATAATCATATTTTACTTCTCCTTTCCTTGTTAGTTTGCCTCTTTTTTCAATTTGCGTTGCGTATACATCGAGATTAGTCCGAATATTCCACTAATCAATAAGGTAAACATACCTAACATAACACCTGCAGCTGATGCATATCCCATTCTTGTCGTTGATCCAGTCAGACCACCGCCAAATGCATAGTTAAATACATAGAGATCTAATGTTTCTGTGG includes the following:
- a CDS encoding carbohydrate ABC transporter permease, producing the protein MIITSKIVKYIIHFILILIGFIWIFPFIWMVLGSFKSNTDFIVSGNPIPEEFNWDNYTRAWVDANFSGYFVNTVIMTVATVAIVVLLCALTGYALGRVDFPGKKVILGIVVGIMFIPKGYTIIPLYELVDQLGLTNSLFGIILAESSGAHTLFVLLFTSYFATLPKEMEEAAIMDGCGFVRTFFSVMLPLAKPIIATTVIMQFIWTWSSFLVPTVLTISKPELRTLAVGMQNFVGQHSTDWAGMAAGATISLLPVLIVFILMQRYFIEGVAGAVKQ
- a CDS encoding SGNH/GDSL hydrolase family protein; translation: MKLKKDQKLLFIGDSVTDCDRAKPHGEGLFQALGTGYVSLVDSFLQSTYPELGIRTVNKGLSGNTVRDLKARWQEDVLDQNSDWLSVMIGINDVWRQFDSPFIKHQHVYIEEYREKLDELIATAKQSAEQIILMTPYYIEPNPADEMRATMDRYGEVVKQTAEKHQTLFIDTQAAFNQVLEHLYPATLAWDRVHPNANGHTVLAKAFLNTIDFDWNKQ
- the yicI gene encoding alpha-xylosidase — its product is MKFTDGNWLVREGYQIHFPKLIHEVKEAYGSVTLYAPCKYLNHRGDTLDGPLLTIKISAPMEDVVRVETWHFKGGKAQYPNFDVVDQANKLNVADHEDYVQFVSGGLTLTIAKQNFALTFENSNGRLTDVDGKGLAWIDGPDQTTYMRGQLRLGVGEHLYGLGERFTPFVKNGQSVDIWNKDGGTSSEQSYKNIPFFLSSKGYGVFVNHPEEVSYELGSEMVSRTQFSVEGEYLDYYFINGPSPKEVVSRYTELTGKPALPPAWSFGLWLSTSFTTDYNEETVNHFVDGMAERGIPLSVFHFDCFWMKEFEWSNFIWDRRNFPDPEGMLRRLKDKGLKICVWINPYIAQKSVLFDEGMEKGYLLKKPNGDVWQWDLWQAGMGIVDFTNPDACRWFQDKLKALLDMGVDSFKTDFGERIPTDVVYHDGSSPDKMHNYYAYLYNEVVFDLLKQEKGEEEAIVFARSATAGGQKFPVHWGGDCDSTYDAMAESLRGGLSLTTSGFGYWSHDIGGFENTATPDVFKRWTAFGLLSSHSRFHGSSSYRVPWQFDEEAVDVARHFTMLKNSLMPYLYGQAVENSQSGIPVMRSMLLEYPQDPLCETLDRQYMLGDSILVAPIFNEDGIGSFYLPKGNWTHLLTGEIVEGGTWLKEKYDYFSLPLFVRPNTIIPVGTSDTTPVYDYTEKVTFKIYQLEENQTAKRTLVNATGEVIGSVSATRSGNEINIITTGIDQAYHVEVVGSKKVSGKPGETKIVIEG
- a CDS encoding beta-galactosidase, with protein sequence MINEKLPKIWYGGDYNPEQWEDATAEEDIRMFKLAGIDVATVNVFSWALIQPDETTYNFDGLDKIINRLYDNGVYVCLATSTGAHPAWMAKRYPDVRRVDFEGRKRQFGGRHNSCPNSPTYRKYAERIADKLAERYKDHPAVLIWHVSNEYGGYCYCDNCQKGFRVWLKERYGNLEAVNEAWNTRFWGHTFYEWDEIVAPSGLSEEWQGGQNTNFQGISLDYRRFQSDSLLDVYKLERDALKKHTPSLPITTNLMGLYPELDYFKWGKELDVVSWDNYPSFDTPMSLTAMTHDLMRGLKSGQPFMLMEQTPSQQNWQPYNALKRPNVMRQWSYQAVAHGADTIMFFQLRRSRGATEKFHGAVIEHVGHEHTRVFRESAQLGEELIQLEDQLLDSRVPARVGIVFDWENRWAIDLSSGPSAALDYVKEVHKYYDAFYQRNIPVDMIGADEDLEKYDIIIAPVLYMVKEGHADRIKQFTKNGGTFVTTFFSGIVNENDLVTLGGYPGELRDLVGIWAEEIDALDPSHFNEIVMNDSFGALSGEYKCNILFDLIHAEGAEVLATYGSDFYQGMPVLTKNQYGTGNAYYIASSPEQSFVQDFIDTITAEKGIKGVMTSAPGVEVAIREKNEQPLIFVMNHNNETATFDTGDDEWTDILTGESYQGVTEINAKDTLLLKK
- a CDS encoding Gfo/Idh/MocA family protein, which encodes MANIWLDDAQARTNAEIVALVDLDRKAAEQKVIERNLEVPVYTDLALAIQETKATLVFDVTIPAAHKQVVLTALQSGCHVFGEKPMAESITDADEIVQLTRATGKQYSVMQNRRYLNEIRTLQSLIDQQQLGDVHTLNVDFYLAPHFGGFREQMEHPLLVDMAIHTFDQARFLSQSNAVSVYCHAYNPRESWYEGKAAAVCIFEMENGAVFTYRGSWAAEGLRTSWNGDWRVIGTKGTAKWDGFEHLEIETVQDTNASSFFRELDRQQVSNAWHGNEQHHGCLDEMFAALESNRRAETDCHDNIHSLRMVFAAIESAKTNKKVLL